A single region of the Nicotiana sylvestris chromosome 6, ASM39365v2, whole genome shotgun sequence genome encodes:
- the LOC138871700 gene encoding uncharacterized protein, translating to MCSSGVLDRGGPSESHHQQENVHHGMSTVGLGDDEEEVNVEPELTREHAPPPLVRLSVYESHVPFHEQNIPYLDNLPSMPDVDALTRDADAFRSAIWDESRPTVLAKGMYFPAKARLTRAIKMYSVREYREMMVWESTPEVYKVRCRRHFMGCNWMLRVIKKERGLWKVGKYISTHRCEMDTFNENRFNLDVDLISLVLILHLEVSIRYKIKECITCIHQEYGCTITKRKAYLGRKRAFEIIYGDWNKSFSSLTSDGTHVYKKYDINLLIVVAVDANGQIFPLAFAICANESEETWTLFLNHLKQHEPYAYHRYCVRHLKAKFQKKYPIKELHDLMWMAETEH from the exons ATGTGTAGTTCTGGTGTATTGGATCGCGGTGGTCCATCCGAGAGTCATCACCAACAGgaaaatgtccatcatggaatgtccACAGTaggactt ggtgatgatgaggaggaagtgaatgtcgaacctgagctaacgagggagcatgctcctccaCCTCTCGTTAGACTAAGCGTGTACGAGTCCCATGTGCCTTTTCATGAgcagaatattccctaccttgataatttgccaagtatgccagatgtggatgccctcacaagggatgctgACGCATTTCGATCAGCAatatgggatgagtctagaccaacagtgctggcaaagggcatgtattttccCGCTAAAGCTCGTTTAACCAGGGCTATAAAAATGTACAGCGTAAGAGAGTACCGTGAGATGATGGTATGGGAGTCAACTCCGGAGGTATACAAGGTCAGATGTCGTAGACACTTTATGGGTTGTAACTGGATGTTACGTGTGATCAAGAAGGAAAGAGGGTTGTGGAAAGTAGGCAAATATATTAGCACCCatagatgtgaaatggacacattcaatgagaatcgcttcaacttggatgtagacttgatttcACTTGTCTTGATTCTAcacttggaagtgtccattaggtacaagatcaaagagtgtattacatgcatccaccaggaatatgggtgtactataaccaaaagaaaggcatatctcgggcgcaaacgtgcatttgaaattatttatggtgACTGGAATAAGTCATTTTCATCTCTAACCTCAG ATGGTACTCATGTCTATAAAAAGTATGATATTAATCTGTTGATCGtcgttgcagtagatgccaatggacaaatatttccactagcttttgccatttgtgccaatgaaagcgaagagacatggacgctatttttgaaccacttgaagcagcac gaaccctatgcataccaccgttactgtgtgaggcacctaAAGGCCAagttccagaagaaatatcccaTCAAGGAattgcatgatttaatgtggatggctgaaACTGAGCACTAA